DNA from Merismopedia glauca CCAP 1448/3:
GCTCAACCTACTACAGCCCCCCAACGGCGATGGAAAAACTAGCAATCTTGACCATAGGTGACGGAAATTTCGAGCAAGGATTCGATCGCATCACCCTGGCACTCTATGAAGATGGAGAGATTACCCAGCCTCCCTCCTATCGATTTTCCGGTCAACTCCCCCCATCAGCAATTCCTCAACTCTACCAGCAATGGCAGAAGCAATATCAAGGAAAAGTCAGAGCAGCTTTTAAATCGGGAAAAACTCGCTCCTCTATGGTTGAAGATGCCCAACAATTAAGCGATCGCCTCAATCAGTGGCTCGAACCGTTTACAGAACTCGTATCTCAAACACTCCAGCTAACCCCGCCAGATGAAATTCGCCTCATCGTCCAAACTCACCAAGTTACCGATGAAAAAACGCAAAAACATCTGCACCAACTACCTTGGCACGAGTGGAAACTTGCCCGCAACTGTCCCACTGAAGCCGCTATTTGTTTTATTCCACTAAATGCCCAAAAATTGCAAAATAAGGAGGAAACTGAAGACAGACAGAGAATCAGGAGAGTCAAAGTCTTGGGCATCCTCGGTGACAGCAAAGATCTCGATTTGGAGACTGACAGACAGATCGTCCAAACGCTAAGAGGAAAAGGTGGCTCTTATTCTTTTCTAGATTGCCCAAAAACGGCAGATTTGGTAAATATTTGGGACAAACGCTGGGATATTATTTGCTTTTCCGGTCACAGCAAAAGTGCAGAAAATGCTCAAACTGGCTTCCTCTTTATCAATCATCAAGAAACATTAGACATAACCGAACTGAGAAATGCTCTTACTACTGCGCGCAATCAAGGGCTGAAATTAGTAATCTTCAATTCTTGCGATGGCTTAGGTTTAGCCAAGGCTATAGCAGACTTGAATATTCCCTACACTATTGTCTGGCGAGAACCCGTACCGGACTTAGTGGCGCAAAGGTTTCTCTCTCATCTCCTTCAGTCTTTCACCACTGGTAAATCCCTCAATCAATCCATGCGGGAAGCCAGAGAAAAATTACAGCTTGAAGGAGTTGAAAAGCAATACCCTGGCGTGACGAGATCGCCCGTCATTTGTCAGAACTCAGCAACTGAGTCGCTGACTTGGAATGGTTTGCAGGGGCGTACTGGTGGCAGAATCGCTGGGGAAAGTTGGAACAAAGCCTCTCAAACCTCTGCCGAAGATTACAAGTTTCGTCAAATCTTACTCAACAAGGTACGCAACTACTGGGTTAAAGGCGTACTAGAAAAATCATTATACAATCAAGTTTTAATTCAACTGGGTTTAGAGCAACACATAGATGCAGTCGAACATCCTTGGCGCATGGCGTGGGAAACTTCTGATTCTCTTGAGCAAACTTACATTTTGCCTGTAGGAACGAGAATTATTGACCAATTCGATGAATTAGGGAAAGGTCGAACCCTACTGATTCTGGGGGAACCCGGCTCAGGTAAGACGATAACCTTGCTCGAACTTGCCCGCGATTTGATTACTGATGCTGAGGAAGATGAAACTTTACCAATGCCTGTTGTCTTTAACCTCTCAACTTGGGGAAGTGAGAAACGAGTCAAAACTTTCGTTGATTGGCTAGTTGAGGAACTCAGGAGAGGATACCAAGTTTCTAAAGCTTTAGCGAAAAAATGGATCGAGAATCAGGAATTGTTGCTCCTATTGGATGGCTTAGATGAAGTAAAGGCAGAAAGGCGGGACTCATGTTTAAATGCAATTAATCAATTCTGTCAGGAATTTGGAAATACTGAAATTGTCGTCTGTTCTCGAATAAAAGATTACAATGCTTTGTCTAATAAACTCAAGTTTCAAGGGGCAATTTACCTTCAAGCTTTAAATCAACAACAGATCGATCGCTATCTCAATCAAGCTGGAAAAGATTTGACAGCCGTTAGGCGATTACTGAAAGAAGATGAGGCGATGCGAGAGTTATCTACAACTCCTTTGATGCTCAATATTATGTTTCTTGCTTATCATAGAATGTCGGTTGAAGAGTTGCCAAGAATGCAGTCAATAGAGGAGCGGCGTAAGCATTTGTTTGATGCTTATATTCAACGGATGTTTGAACGGCGGCAGAAAAATCCAAAATACTCAATTAAACAATCACTGCGCTGGTTAATTTATTTGGCACAGAAAATGGTTCAAGAGTCTCAGACAATTTTTTATGTCGAGAATATGCAACCCACTTGGTTGTCAAATGAATTATCAAAACGAATTTATTTGGCTATGAAATTTTCCATGCTATTTTTTATAATTATATTTTTCTGGCATTCTTCAACTGGACTTGTTA
Protein-coding regions in this window:
- a CDS encoding CHAT domain-containing protein — its product is MMNSSTYYSPPTAMEKLAILTIGDGNFEQGFDRITLALYEDGEITQPPSYRFSGQLPPSAIPQLYQQWQKQYQGKVRAAFKSGKTRSSMVEDAQQLSDRLNQWLEPFTELVSQTLQLTPPDEIRLIVQTHQVTDEKTQKHLHQLPWHEWKLARNCPTEAAICFIPLNAQKLQNKEETEDRQRIRRVKVLGILGDSKDLDLETDRQIVQTLRGKGGSYSFLDCPKTADLVNIWDKRWDIICFSGHSKSAENAQTGFLFINHQETLDITELRNALTTARNQGLKLVIFNSCDGLGLAKAIADLNIPYTIVWREPVPDLVAQRFLSHLLQSFTTGKSLNQSMREAREKLQLEGVEKQYPGVTRSPVICQNSATESLTWNGLQGRTGGRIAGESWNKASQTSAEDYKFRQILLNKVRNYWVKGVLEKSLYNQVLIQLGLEQHIDAVEHPWRMAWETSDSLEQTYILPVGTRIIDQFDELGKGRTLLILGEPGSGKTITLLELARDLITDAEEDETLPMPVVFNLSTWGSEKRVKTFVDWLVEELRRGYQVSKALAKKWIENQELLLLLDGLDEVKAERRDSCLNAINQFCQEFGNTEIVVCSRIKDYNALSNKLKFQGAIYLQALNQQQIDRYLNQAGKDLTAVRRLLKEDEAMRELSTTPLMLNIMFLAYHRMSVEELPRMQSIEERRKHLFDAYIQRMFERRQKNPKYSIKQSLRWLIYLAQKMVQESQTIFYVENMQPTWLSNELSKRIYLAMKFSMLFFIIIFFWHSSTGLVIAIFANDFDYSTIQELVCQKIVFIITCSVQGFFLGLFMGLFFLIVYTFYYFLGFIEDDFS